One genomic segment of Linepithema humile isolate Giens D197 chromosome 5, Lhum_UNIL_v1.0, whole genome shotgun sequence includes these proteins:
- the LOC105672574 gene encoding uncharacterized protein has protein sequence MKMLVKIDKNPNAALYSDLEEKGKGKRLKKTTQRFVGSHNKNVQKKQITQTMLPPIPKLGNISKPEQASRSLSNIKDVTDNQYSLLDNAQQPNCSSCDEISIDDKGTKGLKPAKEDSLVTKMPTSNRATNKPGVYSAEHFSKIIGCKIPSKINHKCAYIEGGVATLESLADAICYLNVEVFSCKMSLRKTDKNMESFLETAAMVKKPSTVMMTPTVHVLDEFPVKNIEELRIVERKLKKETFHLQVIEALHSGVMGEPLKKQINSILRLVLDDEVASVFNWKGQRGTKIKLSNRRIAKIMIEAVAMDFPMINNTTFGRNAGPWLAQATFRLKNKNVNNNKKDDPEDVTDDSESDSSENDDELGDDLSEKDCDEIDKSIS, from the exons ATGAAAATGCtagtaaaaattgataaaaatccgAATGCAGCACTATATTCAGatcttgaagaaaaaggcaaagGAAAACGACTTAAAAAAACAACGCAGCGTTTTGTCGGTTCGCACAATAAAAACGTCCAGAAAAAGCAAATTACACAGACGATGTTACCACCTATTCCGAAATTGGGGAATATAAGCAAGCCTGAACAGGCAAGCCGGTCATTGAGCAATATAAAGGATGTAACGGATAATCAGTATTCATTATTGGACAATGCACAGCAGCCGAATTGTAGCTCATGTGATGAAATATCGATAGATGACAAGGGAACTAAGGGGCTAAAGCCCGCAAAAGAGGATTCTCTCGTCACGAAGATGCCGACTTCGAACCGTGCAACAAATAAGCCAGGAGTGTATAGTGctgaacatttttcaaaaattataggatGTAAAATACCttcgaaaataaatcacaaGTGTGCTTATATCGAAGGAGGAGTGGCCACACTGGAATCTCTGGCCGATGCAATTTGTTATCTCAACG TTGAAGTGTTTTCGTGCAAAATGTCTTTGCGCAAAACTGACAAAAATATGGAAAGTTTCTTGGAAACAGCGGCAATGGTGAAGAAGCCTTCAACCGTAATGATGACTCCTACTGTCCATGTTTTGGACGAGTTTCCTGTAAAAAACATAGAAGAATTACGCATCGTCGAACgtaaactaaaaaaagaaacttttcatTTGCAAGTg atcgAAGCGCTACACTCAGGAGTCATGGGAGaaccattaaaaaaacagattaaTTCCATACTCCGGTTAGTTCTGGACGATGAAGTAGCAAGTGTTTTCAATTGGAAAGGACAACGAGGAACGAAGATAAAGTTATCAAATCGTCGAATTGCCAAAATAATGATTG aaGCAGTAGCTATGGATTTTCCAATGATCAATAATACCACATTTGGGCGGAATGCAGGACCTTGGTTAGCTCAAGCCACCTTTcgtttaaaaaa CAAAAACGTCAATAACAATAAGAAAGACGACCCAGAAGATGTTACCGATGATAGCGAAAGCGATTCTTCTGAAAACGATGACGAATTAGGCGATGACCTGAGTGAAAAAGACTGTGATGAAATAGATAAAAGTATCTCATAA